The genomic DNA GCTCCCTTGGCTGCCCAAACGGCCCCTTTATCCGCCGACCGCACCACTACACGCACCGGCTGCTTTCGTTCCAGCACCGTCTCGGCAACTACCGATCCAGTATGTCCTGTGGCACCCAATACAACTATCATCGCCGTCCCTCCTTTTCTGTCTTACCCGAGCCGTTCCGCGATGAGCTTATCCAAAGACCATCGACCGGCTCCCGTCACCAGCAACGCGGCGGACAACCCGATCATGAGGAGGTGATACTCGTATCCTTCTCCCTGTTGCTGCCCAAACCAATTCATAAAAAATCCGACCGGCAAGTGCACGGTCAGAATGGCCCCCAGCATGATCACGATAAAGCTGGCCGCCGTGAATCGCGTCAACAGACCGGCCAATAACCCCAGGCTGCCGAAAAATTCCCCCATGATAACCAGAAATGCGACGATCCAGGGTAGCCCCATTTTCTGGGTAAAAAAACCCATCGTCCCGTCGAACCCGAATCCACCGAACCAACCCAGCAACTTTTGAGCCCCGTGCGGCAACATCACCAACCCCAAGGTCAGCCGCAAAATCAAGCCGGACCAACCGTCGTCTGTATTGAATAGTGCTTTCATTTTCGTACCCTCCCGTGATCGACCATTGACCGCCTGACTCTGCCCACCGCTCAGATCGCCCGGCGAACAGCCGCGCGGGCCGACGCCAGTATAATAGTTCTAATTAGAACTAAGTCAAGAGCAAATATTCCCCCTCAGCCGGAAGGACACCTATTCTTACAGATCAGTCAGTTGTGGTTATAGGGACATACGCGACGGGTCACAGGCCTCTCAATGACCTGCCGGGACGGGGGATTGCATCGAAAACTCTGGGGAACAACCGAGAGCTCGTGGACTCTCTCGGGAAAGGAGGGAGGGAGGAAGAGAGGTGTGAGGGACGAAGCTGCTTATTTCCTTTGCTTGATCGCGCGCTCGACTTCGCGGCCGGCTTCACGGGCTTTGATCGATTCGCGACGATCGTATTGTTTCTTCCCCTTCGCCAAGGCTACCTCCACTTTGGCGTGGCCGCGCTTCGAAAAGTAGATGCGCAAGGGGACGAGCGTGAGGCCCTTCAGCTGGGTTTTCCCGATCAGTTTGTTGATTTCTTTGCGATGCAACAGCAGCTTTCGCTTGCGGAGCGGGTCGTGATTCATCAGATTGCCGTGCGAGTAGGGGCTGATGTGACAATGCTGCAAGTAGACCTCGCCGTCATCCACCGAGGCATAACTATCCTGGAGGTTCACGCGACCTTCCCGCAACGACTTCACCTCAGTCCCCCTCAGGATGACCCCGGCTTCGAACTTCTCTTCGATGAAGTAGTCGTGATACGCCTTGCGATTGGTGGCGACGACTTTGTACTGGTCTTCTTTGTCGTGCGTTTTCGTCATCTCATACTAGCCCACATGATGCATGAGCGCTTCTGCTGCAATCGCGGGTTCGCGGCTGCGACAGGCCTGTCGGCTGGCGGGCTCGCCGCTCGGCCGGTCGACATCCTGTTCAAGGATGCCTCCCTTCCTTACGGCTCCACGCGCCCGTCTCGCTTCGCGACTCCGCACTTTCGCGACGAACCATCATGCATCCTGTGGGCTCGCGCGAGCTATTTCCTTCGGGCACATTTTGTTATCATACCACCATGCGTGGACAGAGCAGACTCGACTCATTCAGTTCTATCTTAGCCGGTGTCGCCCACAGGCTGGGATTGGAGAGCAAGATGTTCGAAGCGCGCCTGCGGCGCCAATGGCCCGACATCGTGGGCGAGCCGATCGCGGCCCACACGCGCCCCGATCAGGTCCGGTTCAAGAAACTCTACGTCCTGGTGCACAACTCGGTGTGGCTACAGCAACTCACCTTCCTCAAACCGGTCCTGCTGGAGAAGGTCAATGCAATGGCGGGCCAGCCATTGGTGACGGAAATCGTCTTGCGCATCGGAGAGTTCACCGCAGACCATTCATCGACTGCCGAATCGACTACTGACCCCGAACCGCTTGCAATTCAACCGTCGCCCCAGTTACTCCAAGAAATCACGCTCCACGCTCAGGGCATTCAGGACCAAGCCCTGCGTGAACACCTGGTCACTCTCATGGCGCAGGCGTTGAGTCAGCCGGAGTCGCCGCCGCGTTCCGCACGACGGTCCCCTTAAACAACTGCCGCGAATAGGCCGCGGTGGCCGCGCTGTCTTTCCCTCTGCGAACGGGCCCGATGCGGCCTTCCTCTTCCTGTTCATCGAGCCGGTACAATCCGCGTACCGATCCCTCAAACCCGTCCCGCACCGTGGCATCGTCACCCGTCACGTACTTATGCAGCACCTCCGGCTCCGTCCAGCCCTCATCGGTGAAGATGTAAATCGCAATATGCTGATAACGCCCCTTGGGATCATCCAGGGTGGTGGGCTGGATTTTCATGCTGCCGAAGTTCCGGTTTTCCGCGCCGACTTTCCGGAATCGCTC from Nitrospira sp. ND1 includes the following:
- a CDS encoding DoxX family protein; this translates as MKALFNTDDGWSGLILRLTLGLVMLPHGAQKLLGWFGGFGFDGTMGFFTQKMGLPWIVAFLVIMGEFFGSLGLLAGLLTRFTAASFIVIMLGAILTVHLPVGFFMNWFGQQQGEGYEYHLLMIGLSAALLVTGAGRWSLDKLIAERLG
- the smpB gene encoding SsrA-binding protein SmpB, which codes for MTKTHDKEDQYKVVATNRKAYHDYFIEEKFEAGVILRGTEVKSLREGRVNLQDSYASVDDGEVYLQHCHISPYSHGNLMNHDPLRKRKLLLHRKEINKLIGKTQLKGLTLVPLRIYFSKRGHAKVEVALAKGKKQYDRRESIKAREAGREVERAIKQRK
- a CDS encoding DUF721 domain-containing protein gives rise to the protein MRGQSRLDSFSSILAGVAHRLGLESKMFEARLRRQWPDIVGEPIAAHTRPDQVRFKKLYVLVHNSVWLQQLTFLKPVLLEKVNAMAGQPLVTEIVLRIGEFTADHSSTAESTTDPEPLAIQPSPQLLQEITLHAQGIQDQALREHLVTLMAQALSQPESPPRSARRSP